A DNA window from Ranitomeya imitator isolate aRanImi1 chromosome 2, aRanImi1.pri, whole genome shotgun sequence contains the following coding sequences:
- the LOC138661467 gene encoding calpain-1 catalytic subunit-like: MWAAQDYRTLRTLCLEKGQLFDDPAFPRNVPDPNVEWKRPPDLFSNPKFIESGFSSTDVCQGDLGDCWLLSTISSLTLHPSLFSRVVPTDQSFSPSDGYCGIFHFKLWQFGQWFDVVIDDKLPTKKGRLVYTKSDSQAELWSALLEKAYAKVCGGYSALQGGTIAETLEDFTGGIAENVSLSRYPSEEVWEMVTEAESRKALMACYIQVLDPADVGRVDEEGLVLGHAYSVLGAKEVKLSSEEVTLIRLRNPWGFTEYNGPWSDKSQEWSSVSDVERKALNLQKEDGEFWMLCEDFCSLFSWIVICEHQHSSQYKITEVSGRWERGINAGGGRRLKSFFTNPQFRFRLGVTSDQEEESVSEPGNEERWMVLAELLQTDRRAAKLHLTCHLYRVPEELVPRPHLDRGFFTRSRPVADTGTAQNSRGVTMRASLTPGEYVIVPATYDANQEGNFYIRVHREKEPGNRT, from the exons ATGTGGGCCGCGCAGGATTACCGGACTCTTCGCACTCTCTGCTTGGAGAAGGGACAACTATTTGACGACCCTGCTTTTCCCCGAAACGTTCCTGATCCCAACGTTGAGTGGAAGAGACCCCCG GATCTTTTCTCCAACCCCAAATTCATTGAGAGTGGATTCAGCAGCACGGACGTCTGCCAGGGGGATCTAG GTGACTGCTGGCTCCTCTCCACTATCTCATCTCTCACACTCCACCCCTCTCTGTTCTCCCGAGTGGTCCCTACTGATCAGAGCTTCAGTCCCAGTGATGGTTACTGTGGAATATTCCATTTTAAG TTGTGGCAGTTTGGTCAATGGTTTGATGTGGTGATTGACGACAAACTCCCAACCAAAAAAGGTCGACTTGTGTACACGAAGAGCGACTCTCAAGCGGAACTATGGAGTGCGCTGCTGGAGAAAGCCTACGCCAA GGTGTGCGGAGGCTACTCTGCGCTGCAGGGTGGAACCATCGCTGAGACACTGGAAGATTTCACTGGGGGAATAGCAGAGAATGTGAGTCTGAGCAGATACCCATCGGAGGAGGTTTGGGAGATGGTCACAGAGGCAGAGAGCAGAAAGGCCCTCATGGCCTGCTATATCCAG GTTTTAGATCCCGCTGACGTTGGACGTGTGGATGAGGAGGGCTTGGTGTTGGGACACGCGTACTCAGTTCTAGGAGCCAAGGAG GTGAAGCTCAGCTCCGAGGAGGTCACACTCATCAGGCTGAGGAATCCCTGGGGCTTCACCGAGTATAACGGTCCCTGGAGCGACAA ATCCCAGGAGTGGAGTTCAGTGTCAGACGTAGAGCGGAAAGCGCTGAACCTCCAGAAAGAAGATGGCGAGTTCTG GATGCTCTGTGAGGATTTCTGCAGTCTCTTTTCATGGATCGTCATTTGTGAACACCAGCACTCATCTCAGTACAAGATCACTGAAGTTTCGGGCCGCTGGGAGCGTGGGATCAATGCAGGAGGAGGACGCAGACTGA AATCTTTCTTCACCAACCCACAATTCCGGTTCCGCTTGGGCGTCACCTCAGAccaggaggaggagtcagtcagtGAGCCGGGGAATGAGGAGCGCTGGATGGTGTTAGCTGAGCTGCTGCAGACGGACAGAAGAGCCGCGAAACTCCACCTGACGTGTCACCTGTACAGG GTTCCTGAAGAGCTG GTTCCCCGTCCACATCTTGATCGCGGATTCTTCACGAGGAGCCGCCCGGTGGCGGACACTGGCACAGCACAGAACAGCCGCGGGGTGACAATGAGGGCATCTCTGACCCCAGGAGAATACGTCATTGTACCGGCCACATATGACGCCAACCAGGAGGGGAACTTCTATATCAGGGTGCACCGAGAGAAAGAGCCAGGGAACAG GACTTAG